The Algoriphagus halophilus sequence TATTGATGTTTTGGCTTTACAAGACCAGTGACTTTGGCCTCTTTTTCCCAATTCTCTTGGGCTACATGATTTTGTTTATGCCCACTTTAGCGTTGGTAAATTCCATCTCATTTAATCAAATGTCCAACCCTGAAAAAGAGTTTTCTGTCATTCGAGTTTGGGGTACCGTAGGATGGATTACTGCAGGTTTTATGATCAGTTTTTTAGGTTGGGATAGCCAAGAAGGATTGAGCCAGGGCATGCTTGGAAACACCTTGTTAATGGCTTCCGCAATGTCAATTCTTCTGGGAGTTTATAGTTTTTCACTCCCAAAAACACCTCCGAAAGGAAAAGACTCGGGTCCATTTGAGATTTCAAAGGCCTTAGGGTTAGACGCTTTGTCCCTGCTGAAGCATAAGAATTTCGCAATCTTCTTTGTTTGTTCTATTCTGATTTGCATCCCTCTGGCATTTTATTATCAGAATACAAGTCCATTTTTAACTGAGATTGGTTTAGAAAACTCTACAGGAAAAATGGCATTAGGTCAGGTTTCTGAGGTCTTGTTTATGTTGGCCCTTCCTATTTTCTTCTCCAAGTTTGGAGTGAAAAAAACCTTGATGCTGGGTATGTTTGCCTGGGCTGTAAGGTATTTCTTATTTGCCTACGGAGATGCAGAATCAGGAGTTTGGATGTTATTAATTGGGATTGCCTTACATGGGATTTGTTATGATTTCTTTTTTGTAAGTGGGCAGATTTATACCGACTCCCATGCAGGGGAAAAATACAAATCCTCAGCTCAAGGGATGATTACATTGGCTACTTATGGTGTTGGGATGCTGATAGGGTTTTGGATTGCAGGTTTGATTTCTGAGAATTATGCAGATTTGGCTGGGAATCATGATTGGAAGTCAATTTGGTTGATTCCTTCTGGTATTTCTGTAATGGTTTTGTTACTTTTCACGGCACTTTTTAAGAAAGAGCGAGTTCAACCCTTACAATAATTCAAAATGACCAAACCTATTGACAACGGAAGAAGAGATTCTTTCAAAAAATTAATTCTGGGTGGTGCCGCATTTGGCTCCCTATCATCCTTTGAAATGAAACAAGAACCCAAAGCTTTAAAAGGAAATATCAATCACGGAGTATGTCATTGGTGTTTTCGTGATTATAGTTTAGAAGATTTTTGTGTAGAAGTAAAGAAAATCGGAATCAAAGGTGTGGACCTAATAGGACCAAACGGATGGGATACCCTAAAGAAACATGGCTTGGATTCATCCATGTGTAATGGTGCTGAAATAAGTTTAACGGAAGGGTTTGGAGAAGAAAAATACCATGACCAATTGGTGGAGAATTATACCAAAATGATTCCAATGGTAGCAGAAGCAGGTTATAAAAATCTAATTTGCTTTTCTGGTAACAGAAGAGGGATGGATGATGAAACCGGTTTAAAAAACTGTCAAAAAGGATTGGAAAGAATCTTGCCATTAGCGGAAAAGCATGGGGTAATGATCCAAATGGAATTGTTAAACAGTAAAATAAACCATAAAGATTACCTATGCGACAAATCTGCGTTTGGAGTAGAGTTATGTAAAAGATTGGATAGTCCTAATTTTAAATTGTTGTTTGACATTTACCACATGCAGATAGATGAGGGAGATTTGATCAGAAACATAAGAGATTATCATCAATATTTTGGTCATTATCATACAGCAGGAAACCCTGGTAGGAATGAACTTGGTGATGATCAGGAAATTAATTACCCAGCAGTAATGAGAGCCATCTATGAAACTGGCTTTGACGGATATGTTTCACATGAATTCATACCCAAAAAAGAAGATAAAATGGCCTCCCTTGCAGAGGGAGTTGCAATCTGTGATGTATAAACCAAATAACTAACAAAAACCATATTTATGGCAAATCAAGCATATGA is a genomic window containing:
- a CDS encoding hydroxypyruvate isomerase family protein, translating into MTKPIDNGRRDSFKKLILGGAAFGSLSSFEMKQEPKALKGNINHGVCHWCFRDYSLEDFCVEVKKIGIKGVDLIGPNGWDTLKKHGLDSSMCNGAEISLTEGFGEEKYHDQLVENYTKMIPMVAEAGYKNLICFSGNRRGMDDETGLKNCQKGLERILPLAEKHGVMIQMELLNSKINHKDYLCDKSAFGVELCKRLDSPNFKLLFDIYHMQIDEGDLIRNIRDYHQYFGHYHTAGNPGRNELGDDQEINYPAVMRAIYETGFDGYVSHEFIPKKEDKMASLAEGVAICDV
- a CDS encoding nucleoside permease, yielding MILKTKFQLSFMMFLEFFIWGAWFVTLGTFLGTNLQAKDSEISLAFSTQSFGAIIAPFIVGMIADRYFNAEKILGLIHILGGILMFWLYKTSDFGLFFPILLGYMILFMPTLALVNSISFNQMSNPEKEFSVIRVWGTVGWITAGFMISFLGWDSQEGLSQGMLGNTLLMASAMSILLGVYSFSLPKTPPKGKDSGPFEISKALGLDALSLLKHKNFAIFFVCSILICIPLAFYYQNTSPFLTEIGLENSTGKMALGQVSEVLFMLALPIFFSKFGVKKTLMLGMFAWAVRYFLFAYGDAESGVWMLLIGIALHGICYDFFFVSGQIYTDSHAGEKYKSSAQGMITLATYGVGMLIGFWIAGLISENYADLAGNHDWKSIWLIPSGISVMVLLLFTALFKKERVQPLQ